ATTCCGACTACAGCTCGGATCTCGCCGCGATCACCGCCGACGCCTGCGAGGAGTGCGCTGACGAGTGCGAGCAACACGACGCCGAACACTGTCAGGTCTGTGCGGATGTTCTCCGTGACTGCGCGGAGACCTGCCGAAACATGGCTTCGGCCTGAAATCGCCGTTCACCCCGTTTCGTGGCTCCAAACGCACCTCGCTCTCGATCGAGACAAACACGAGCGCCTGATCATGGACCCAACGACGAAGTTGACAGTAGCCGGTAACGGTGTGCTCGGCTGCTGGTTGATCGCGGCTCCGTTCGTTCTCGGTACGCCAGCGGTCGGTCGCTGGAACGACGTCATTGTCGGCGCTGCGGTCATCCTCGTTGCCGGCTATAACTATGCTAGGGCAGTCAGACGGCGACCTGTAAGCGCGACCGGCGCGGGTCTTATCGCGGTCCTCGGACTCTGGCTCGTCGTCGCGCCGTTTGCACTCGGTCTCGAGGGCGTGGCGCTGTGGAACGACGTCGTCTCGGGCACGCTCATGGCGAGTTTCGGGAGCTACAACGCGTACGTCGCTGGCACTACCCCGGCCTTTCGAGCGACTGCCCAATAGGAAAGACGATCGGTGACTAGAAATGAACGGGTTATCGACAATCGGCGATCGATTCGTGCGGACGGCGATCCAACCTTCCTGGTGATCATGCAGTACAAACCCCTCGAGGAATACAGCGTAATTGGTGGGAACACGGTCGCGTTAGTCGGTCGTGACGGTTCGATCGACTGGTGTCCGTTCTCGCATATTGAGTCGCCGAGCGTCTTCACCGCGCTGCTCGATGCCGACCGCGGCGGCCACTTCGCTGTGCGGCCGATGCAGTCGTTCGAATTCATCCAGCAGTATCGCGACCGCACCAACGTCCTCGAGACGACGTTCCGGACCACCAGTGGAGATGCAACAGTGACGGATTTCGTGCCTGTCGCCGAGTTCGATAACAATCGGGACGAACTGTTGGTTGGCTGGCCTACGCTGAAGTCGATCCTTGGTAACCGACTAATTCCGCGTTGGCTCGATCACTACCTGGCAAGTAGTGGATATAACTCCCAGCAAACCGACGAGTTGGTAGACCCTGATAGACAACACAATCTTCACGAGCCACTTGCGGACGATTACGGCGCACACGGTCCGTTTGATGAGCAGGACCACAACCGAAGTTGTCAGCTCTGGATGTCGATGCATCGGCGAATACTTGCCTTGATTACTGGTTTTGTAGTAGTGGTCATGGGCATAGTCCTCGGTCAACGCCTTCTCCCCCTCGACAGTGATACAGAGACAGAAACCAGTGACAGCACGATAACATACGGATCACCATAGCCGCTATATTTACTGAGTAAACCCATGGACGACCACAATCACTCAACGAACGACGAAAATCTGTCCGAAGACCACTCCGACCATAATCATCGATCTACCAAAACCAACGAGGCAGGTAGTGGCGAGGGGGGATCAGACCCTCAAGTAGAACAGTCGATGCTTGAGGAGGAGGCCACGGACGCGAACGAGGCCGAACAGGCGATTGAAAAGCAACACGAACACCAGATGGATCATGACGAAGAAGATCATGATCACGGTGATCATGGGGGAATGCACGAGGGCCATGAAAAGATGTTCCGCCGTCGGTTCTTCATCTCGACGCTGCTCTCGATTCCGGTCCTCCTCTACAGCGAGATGCTCCAGGAGTGGCTGGGATTCTCTGTTCCGGCGTTCCCCGGAAGCGAGTGGATTAATCCGGTCTTCGCGGTGATTGTCTTTGCGTACGGTGGCCTTCCCTTCCTTCGAATGGCCGCTCCCGAACTACGAGATCGATCGCCGGGGATGATGACGCTCATCTCGATGGCGATCTTAGTTGCGTTCGTCTATAGCCTGGCGAGCGTCGTTCTCCCAACCGAGTCAGCATTCTTCTGGGAGCTCGTCACCCTAATCGATATCATGCTGCTCGGCCACTGGATCGAGATGCGGTCAGTTCGTCGAGCTCAGAGCGCTCTCGATGAGTTAGCACAGCTCATGCCTGACACGGCCGAGCGAATCACAAAAGACGGCGAGACAGAGGAAGTTCCAGTAAGCGACCTCTCCGAGGGCGACCTTGTCCTCATCCGACCCGGCGCAAGCGTTCCTGCCGACGGTGTTGTTGCGGAGGGCAGCTCCGATGTGAACGAGTCAATGATCACCGGCGAATCGATGCCAGTCTCAAAAGAATCCGGTGACGAAGTGATTGGTGGGACTATCAACGGCGATGGGAGCCTCCGTGTTCGCATAGAGGCGACAGGTGAGGAGACGACGCTTGCGGGAATCATGCGTCTTGTCGAGGAAGCACAGGGAAGTAAGTCACAGACACAAGTACTTGCTGATCGGGCCGCAGGTTGGCTGTTCTATGTCGCTCTAGGGGCAGCGGCTGTGACTGCTATCGCGTGGACAGCCGCAGTTTCGTTCAACGCAACAGTCATCGAGCGAGTCGTCACTGTACTCGTAATCGCGTGCCCGCACGCGCTTGGACTCGCCATTCCACTCGTAGTTGCGATCAATACCTCCCTTGCCGCCCGTAACGGAATGCTTGTCCGTGATCGCATTGCCATGGAAAAGTCACGGAACCTAGATGCGATCATCTTCGACAAGACGGGAACGCTCACCGAAGGCGAACATGGTGTGGTAGATATGGCGACTGTTGACGGTATCGAGGAAGATGATGCCCTAGCTCTTGCTGCCGCGGTTGAAGGCGATTCGGAGCACATGATCGCTCGCGCCATTCGCCAAGCAGCCGACGAACGTGATGTCAGTATCCCAGATACAAGCGACTTCGAGGCGATGAAAGGCCGAGGCGTTCGTGCGCGAGTTACCGGTGAAGAGGTCTACGTCGGTGGGCCAAACCTCCTAACTTACATCGACACCGAGGTTCCGTCGTCTCTGCAGCAATTCGTTGACAAG
This genomic interval from Haloterrigena sp. KLK7 contains the following:
- a CDS encoding heavy metal translocating P-type ATPase, translating into MHEGHEKMFRRRFFISTLLSIPVLLYSEMLQEWLGFSVPAFPGSEWINPVFAVIVFAYGGLPFLRMAAPELRDRSPGMMTLISMAILVAFVYSLASVVLPTESAFFWELVTLIDIMLLGHWIEMRSVRRAQSALDELAQLMPDTAERITKDGETEEVPVSDLSEGDLVLIRPGASVPADGVVAEGSSDVNESMITGESMPVSKESGDEVIGGTINGDGSLRVRIEATGEETTLAGIMRLVEEAQGSKSQTQVLADRAAGWLFYVALGAAAVTAIAWTAAVSFNATVIERVVTVLVIACPHALGLAIPLVVAINTSLAARNGMLVRDRIAMEKSRNLDAIIFDKTGTLTEGEHGVVDMATVDGIEEDDALALAAAVEGDSEHMIARAIRQAADERDVSIPDTSDFEAMKGRGVRARVTGEEVYVGGPNLLTYIDTEVPSSLQQFVDKAGENGQTVVYVVREGEPIAAFAMADVIRESSYRVVDALHDLDIEVAMLTGDSQDVADSVADELGIDTVFAEVLPEDKDKKVQELQNQGKLVAMVGDGVNDAPALTRADVGIAIGSGTDVAVQSADVILVQNNPIDVVRLVKLSKASYRKMQENIVWAAGYNVFAIPLAAGILAPIGILLSPAIGALLMSLSTVIVAINAQLLRRVNLSIPNLSGTAPADNAQPAD
- a CDS encoding trehalase-like domain-containing protein, which gives rise to MTRNERVIDNRRSIRADGDPTFLVIMQYKPLEEYSVIGGNTVALVGRDGSIDWCPFSHIESPSVFTALLDADRGGHFAVRPMQSFEFIQQYRDRTNVLETTFRTTSGDATVTDFVPVAEFDNNRDELLVGWPTLKSILGNRLIPRWLDHYLASSGYNSQQTDELVDPDRQHNLHEPLADDYGAHGPFDEQDHNRSCQLWMSMHRRILALITGFVVVVMGIVLGQRLLPLDSDTETETSDSTITYGSP
- a CDS encoding SPW repeat protein, which codes for MDPTTKLTVAGNGVLGCWLIAAPFVLGTPAVGRWNDVIVGAAVILVAGYNYARAVRRRPVSATGAGLIAVLGLWLVVAPFALGLEGVALWNDVVSGTLMASFGSYNAYVAGTTPAFRATAQ